In Ostrea edulis chromosome 4, xbOstEdul1.1, whole genome shotgun sequence, a single window of DNA contains:
- the LOC130053834 gene encoding uncharacterized protein LOC130053834, producing the protein MYEVYHLKKPGSVRVVTVRLQGPYLCNSLLGVLLRFRRERVVVTMDVEQMFQNFKTPKEHQRLEGFFFWHQNNDMNLPLVDYQMTIHVFGSTALPAVATYGLRKAIENSDDDVKKLVNNNFNVDDGLLSVQTEDQASDIVLRIKQTLMDGCNIRLHKFASNSRAVLDPSPQSDLASNLKDLGIATLPMQRSLGFLWNTDMDRFAFKVILTERV; encoded by the coding sequence ATGTATGAGGTTTACCACCTAAAAAAGCCTGGTAGTGTCAGAGTCGTTACCGTTCGTTTACAAGGCCCGTACTTGTGTAACAGCCTGCTTGGTGTCTTACTTAGATTCCGTAGAGAAAGAGTTGTAGTCACCATGGACGTGGAGcagatgtttcaaaatttcaagaCTCCGAAGGAACATCAGCGTcttgagggtttttttttttggcaccaGAACAATGATATGAACTTACCATTAGTTGATTATCAAATGACTATTCATGTATTTGGGAGCACCGCATTGCCAGCTGTCGCGACTTATGGGCTCCGCAAAGCTATAGAAAATTCGGACGATGATGTGAAGAAACTCGTTAACAACAACTTCAACGTTGACGATGGACTGCTGTCTGTGCAAACAGAGGACCAAGCAAGTGACATTGTACTCCGAATTAAACAAACATTGATGGATGGTTGCAACATCAGACTACACAAGTTCGCTTCAAATAGCAGAGCAGTGCTGGATCCATCCCCTCAAAGTGATTTAGCCTCAAATCTGAAAGATTTGGGAATTGCTACCTTACCAATGCAGCGCAGTTTAGGGTTTCTATGGAACACTGATATGGACAGATTTGCTTTTAAAGTGATACTAACAGAGAGAGTTTAA